One region of Drosophila kikkawai strain 14028-0561.14 chromosome 2R, DkikHiC1v2, whole genome shotgun sequence genomic DNA includes:
- the Ir52d gene encoding uncharacterized protein Ir52d has translation MVWRIILLLHLGYSGAELYLRGINESYTEQEERLLSLLLRLQQEEYYDTLMVYGEECPFHSLSRSLEVPAVMVPLGGTNYDWNFGSLTLILSCGFPAEREENHRTLMKLQLNRRIIHLQKDINVESVCNYYAKNEQYNIAVVREDFGRSGNIYVCRCFQKTKYIEVNLFSGRPIFFEQFRNMQGAAIKSLTDNLAPRSMAYRDPKTDQKKFKGYVANALNSFVEKVNATLAWQLDVAPPGKRIFFTNITKWTAEDLLDIGMSVDSTWDKWNLDTQTYPYLMCSYCFMVPLPDLLPYYEIYTYIVDLDVLAVIFVLFCIFSLLLIYGQQMSWQGLSLSRVLLNDRCFRGLLGQPFPFPLHSTKKLKLICFLLCFASLLTTTMYVAYLQAFLATPPPMPRLRSFKDLHNSRYTVAISLGEMDVLGFADNRRLQNVDPEKLEVFEDYVKFFHLRETFNNNYLFPVTDLRWSTYKEQQKIFASPVFYYTDAFCLSRFNFLSFPVRRHLPYRHLFEEHLQRLKEFGLLKHWQDRSFFDMVMLGLTPLEDFSPLPETDSIDLYDLSWIFGMYFAALGLCCCCFFVELWGSLNWWRRFKRWTTN, from the coding sequence ATGGTCTGGAGGATAATCCTACTCCTGCACCTGGGCTACTCAGGAGCAGAGCTATACCTGCGTGGAATTAACGAAAGCTATACGGAGCAGGAGGAGAGGCTCCTAAGCCTGCTTTTGAGGTTGCAGCAGGAGGAGTACTACGACACCTTGATGGTGTATGGAGAGGAGTGTCCCTTCCACTCCCTGTCTAGAAGCTTGGAGGTTCCTGCTGTGATGGTGCCCTTGGGTGGCACTAACTACGACTGGAATTTTGGTAGCCTTACGCTGATTCTAAGCTGTGGCTTTCCAGCCGAGCGAGAGGAAAACCACCGCACTTTGATGAAACTCCAGCTAAACAGAAGAATAATCCATCTCCAGAAGGATATCAATGTGGAATCCGTGTGCAATTACTatgcaaaaaacgaacaaTATAATATAGCTGTGGTGAGGGAGGACTTTGgtcgttcaggcaacatctaCGTTTGTCGCTGCTTCCAAAAAACCAAGTACATAGAGGTGAATCTCTTTAGTGGCAGACCCATTTTCTTTGAACAATTTCGCAATATGCAAGGAGCAGCCATCAAAAGCCTCACTGATAACTTGGCACCCCGTTCCATGGCTTATCGGGACCCAAAAACTGACCAGAAGAAGTTTAAAGGCTATGTGGCCAATGCCCTAAACAGCTTTGTGGAGAAGGTTAATGCCACTCTCGCCTGGCAATTGGATGTGGCTCCTCCCGGCAAAAGAATATTCTTtacaaatattacaaaatgGACTGCCGAGGACCTCTTGGATATAGGCATGTCCGTGGACTCCACCTGGGATAAATGGAACTTGGATACCCAAACGTATCCCTACTTGATGTGCTCCTACTGCTTCATGGTCCCTCTGCCGGACTTGCTTCCTTACTATGAGATTTACACATACATTGTGGATTTGGATGTCCTGGCCGTGATCTTTGTGCTGTTTTGCATTTTCTCGCTGCTGCTTATCTATGGCCAGCAGATGTCCTGGCAAGGGCTGAGCCTATCACGAGTCCTGCTGAATGATAGGTGCTTTAGGGGACTGCTGGGTCAGCCCTTTCCCTTTCCACTGCATTCCACCAAGAAGCTGAAGTTGATCTGCTTCCTGCTGTGCTTTGCCAGCCTGTTGACCACCACCATGTATGTGGCTTACCTGCAGGCTTTTTTGGCCACCCCACCACCCATGCCGAGATTGAGATCTTTTAAGGACTTACACAACTCCAGGTATACAGTGGCCATTAGCCTGGGTGAAATGGATGTACTGGGTTTTGCGGATAATAGAAGGCTGCAGAACGTGGACCCGGAAAAGCTTGAAGTCTTTGAGGATTATGTCAAATTTTTTCACCTGCGAGAGacttttaataacaattaCCTCTTCCCAGTCACTGATTTACGCTGGAGCACCTACAAAGAGCAGCAGAAGATATTTGCCAGTCCCGTTTTTTACTACACCGATGCCTTTTGCCTGAGCCGCTTTAATTTCCTGAGCTTTCCTGTTAGACGCCACCTGCCCTATCGTCATCTCTTCGAGGAGCACCTGCAGCGACTGAAGGAGTTTGGTCTCCTCAAGCACTGGCAGGATCGTAGCTTCTTTGACATGGTGATGCTGGGACTCACACCTTTGGAGGACTTCAGTCCTCTCCCCGAGACAGATTCCATAGACCTGTATGATTTATCCTGGATTTTTGGCATGTATTTCGCTGCCTTGGGactctgttgctgctgcttttttgTGGAACTCTGGGGCTCCCTAAACTGGTGGAGACGCTTCAAGAGATGGAccacaaattaa
- the LOC108077922 gene encoding uncharacterized protein — MAMVWRIILLLHLGYSGAELYQRGINESYTEQEERLLSLLLRLQQEEYYDTLLVYGEECPFHSLSRSLEIPAVMVSLGGTNYDWNFGSLTLILSCGFSAEREENHRTLMKLQLNRRIIHLQKDINVESVCNYYAKKEQYNIAVVREDFKNSQVIYACRFFQDPNFAEISSSKRHPIYIENFQNMNKRPIKTMADVLAPRSMPYVDKNTGELKLMGYVANLISNFAQRLNATLQFEVLKNETNFQHILEKVRSDQLDLGITMHAALQKTPLDTASYPFMVTTYCLMLQIPAKLPYNKVYEMIVDPLVLGIILLLFCILSVLLIYGRNRSWQDLSLANVLLNDVSLRGLLGQSFPFPLNSNRHLKLVFIILCFASVLMTTMYDAYLQSFFTNPPSGPHVHTYKDLGRFNQKLAITAIEVKTLKNINNSHFHEVKQDDIVVFDDWQELIRLRDNFNLNYSFIVTGDRWSSYAEQQKIFQKPLFYLSNDLCFTRMAFFSIPLRRYLPYRHLFEDHILRQNEFGLVGYWQAHSFFDMVRLGITPLEDLSHPKPFEKSIIMEDVSRILQFYLAGMVMSILCFLLELAVAKWSSWRGKRM; from the coding sequence ATGGCTATGGTCTGGAGGATAATCCTACTCCTGCACCTGGGCTACTCAGGAGCAGAGCTATACCAGCGTGGAATTAACGAAAGCTATACGGAGCAGGAGGAGAGGCTCCTAAGCCTGCTTTTGAGGTTGCAGCAGGAGGAGTACTACGACACCTTGTTGGTGTATGGAGAGGAGTGTCCCTTCCACTCCCTGTCTAGAAGCTTGGAGATTCCTGCTGTGATGGTGTCCTTGGGTGGCACTAACTACGACTGGAATTTTGGTAGCCTTACGCTGATTCTAAGCTGTGGGTTTTCAGCCGAGCGAGAGGAAAACCATCGCACTTTGATGAAACTCCAGCTAAACAGAAGAATAATCCATCTCCAGAAGGATATCAATGTGGAATCCGTGTGCAATTACTATGCAAAAAAGGAACAATATAATATAGCTGTGGTGAGGgaggattttaaaaattcccaaGTCATCTACGCTTGTCGCTTTTTTCAAGACCCCAACTTCGCAGAAATAAGCTCATCAAAAAGGCACCCAATCTATATAGAAAACTTTCAAAATATGAACAAAAGACCCATAAAAACCATGGCAGATGTATTGGCGCCTCGATCTATGCCTTATGTGGACAAAAACACCGGTGAGTTAAAGTTGATGGGTTATGTGGCCAACTTGATTAGCAATTTTGCCCAAAGACTAAACGCCACCTTACAATTCGAAGTCTTAAAAAACGAGACCAACTTTCAACACATACTGGAGAAGGTTCGCTCAGATCAGCTTGACTTGGGCATCACCATGCATGCAGCCTTGCAGAAGACACCCCTTGACACGGCAAGCTACCCATTCATGGTGACAACTTATTGCCTGATGCTACAGATTCCAGCCAAGTTGCCATACAATAAGGTATATGAGATGATAGTGGATCCTCTGGTCCTGGGCATTATCCTGTTACTGTTCTGCATCTTGTCAGTGCTTTTGATATATGGTAGGAACAGGTCCTGGCAGGACCTTAGCCTGGCCAATGTTTTGCTGAATGATGTGAGCCTACGCGGCCTCTTGGGACAATCGTTTCCGTTTCCCCTCAACTCCAACAGACACCTTAAGCTGGTATTTATCATACTGTGCTTTGCCAGCGTATTGATGACCACCATGTACGATGCCTATCTGCAGTCGTTCTTTACGAATCCTCCTTCTGGACCGCATGTACACACCTACAAGGATTTAGGAAGGTTTAATCAGAAGCTGGCCATCACCGCCATCGAAGTGaaaactcttaaaaatataaataattctcATTTTCATGAGGTGAAACAAGATGACATTGTTGTCTTTGATGATTGGCAGGAATTAATAAGACTGCGAGACAACTTTAATCTGAATTATAGCTTCATAGTGACCGGGGATCGATGGAGTTCCTATGCGGAGCAGCAAAAGATCTTCCAGAAGCCGCTGTTTTACCTATCGAATGACCTTTGCTTCACCCGCATGGCCTTCTTTTCCATACCCTTACGGCGATACCTGCCCTATCGCCATCTCTTCGAGGATCACATTCTGCGTCAGAACGAGTTTGGTTTGGTTGGCTATTGGCAGGCCCACAGCTTCTTCGATATGGTGAGACTGGGCATAACGCCCCTGGAGGATCTGAGTCACCCAAAACCCTTCGAGAAGAGCATAATTATGGAGGATGTCTCAAGGATACTGCAGTTTTACTTGGCTGGTATGGTCATGAGCATTTTGTGCTTTCTGCTGGAACTAGCAGTGGCCAAGTGGAGTAGCTGGCGGGGAAAGAGAATGTAA
- the LOC108077920 gene encoding uncharacterized protein, whose product MTWLVILLLCLGRTRAQFPGISNQSESKLEEVLLKLLLSLQEDDYFDTLLIYGRDCIFHSVTKYLEVSTVLVSNGSTIYDWDFGSLTMILSCDPEADQEYTPRTLMKLQRNRRLIYITKDNQPKSVCSSYFQREQYNIALVREDFQNSQVIYACRFFQDPNFARINSSKSHPIYIEIFQNMNKRPIKTMADLLAPRSMLYVDKNTGESKLMGYVANLISNFAQRLNATLQLEVLKNETNFHRILEKVLSDQLDLGITMHTSLHKTPLDTASYPFMVTTYCLMLQIPAKLPFNEVYEMIVDPLVLTIILLLFCILSVLLIYGRNRSWQDLSLANVLLNDVSLRGLLGQSFPFPLNSNRHLKLVFIILCFASVLMTTMYDAYLQSFFTNPPSGPHVHTYKDLGRFNQKLAITAIEVQILKNLNNSHFNEVKQDDLAVFDDWQEFIRLRNNFNLNYSFIVTGDRWTSYAEQQKIFKKPLFYLSNDLCFTRMLFLSIPVRRYLPYRHLFEDHILRQNEFGLVRYWRAHSFFDMVRLGITPLEDLSHPKPSEKSIIMEDVSRILLFYLAGMVMSIFCFLLELAVAKWSREKGM is encoded by the coding sequence ATGACTTGGTTGGTCATCCTACTCCTCTGCCTCGGACGGACGAGAGCCCAGTTCCCAGGTATATCCAATCAAAGTGAATCCAAGCTAGAAGAGGTTTTGCTAAAGCTTCTTTTAAGTCTCCAAGAAGATGACTACTTTGACACCCTGCTTATTTACGGAAGAGATTGCATTTTTCATTCTGTAACCAAATATTTGGAGGTATCTACAGTGCTAGTCTCAAATGGCAGCACCATCTACGATTGGGACTTTGGCAGCCTTACCATGATCCTAAGCTGTGACCCTgaagctgatcaagaatacaCACCTCGTACACTCATGAAACTGCAAAGGAACAGGAGACTAATCTACATAACAAAGGATAACCAACCAAAATCCGTGTGCTCTAGCTATTTCCAAAGGGAACAATATAATATAGCCCTGGTGAGGGAGGATTTTCAAAATTCACAAGTCATCTACGCTTGTCGCTTTTTTCAAGACCCCAACTTCGCAAGAATAAACTCATCAAAAAGTCACCCAATCTATATAGAAATCTTTCAAAATATGAACAAAAGACCTATAAAAACCATGGCAGATCTATTGGCGCCTCGATCTATGCTCTATGTGGACAAAAACACCGGTGAGTCAAAGTTGATGGGTTATGTGGCCAACTTGATTAGCAATTTTGCCCAAAGACTAAACGCCACCTTGCAGTTGGAAGTCTTAAAAAACGAGACCAACTTTCACCGCATACTGGAGAAGGTTCTCTCAGATCAGCTAGACTTGGGCATCACCATGCATACATCCTTGCACAAGACACCCCTTGACACGGCCAGCTACCCATTCATGGTGACAACTTACTGCCTGATGCTACAGATTCCAGCCAAGTTGCCCTTCAATGAGGTATATGAGATGATAGTGGATCCTCTGGTCCTGACCATTATCCTGTTACTGTTCTGCATCTTGTCGGTGCTTTTGATATATGGTAGGAACAGGTCCTGGCAGGACCTTAGCCTGGCCAATGTTTTGCTGAATGATGTGAGCCTACGCGGCCTCTTGGGACAATCGTTTCCGTTTCCCCTCAACTCCAACAGACACCTGAAGCTGGTCTTTATTATACTGTGCTTTGCCAGCGTATTGATGACCACCATGTACGATGCCTATCTGCAGTCCTTCTTCACGAATCCTCCTTCTGGACCGCATGTACACACCTACAAGGATTTAGGAAGGTTTAATCAGAAGCTTGCCATCACCGCCATTGAAGTGCAAATactaaaaaatctaaataattcTCATTTTAATGAGGTGAAACAAGATGACTTGGCTGTCTTTGATGATTGGCAGGAATTCATCAGACTGCGAAACAACTTTAATCTTAATTATAGCTTCATAGTGACCGGGGATCGATGGACTTCCTATGCGGAGCAGCAAAAGATCTTCAAGAAGCCGCTGTTTTACTTGTCCAATGACCTTTGCTTCACTCGCATGCTCTTTTTGTCCATACCCGTGCGGCGATACCTGCCCTATCGCCATCTCTTCGAGGATCACATCCTGCGTCAGAACGAGTTTGGTTTGGTTCGCTATTGGCGGGCCCACAGCTTCTTCGATATGGTGAGACTGGGCATAACGCCCCTGGAGGATCTGAGTCACCCAAAACCCTCCGAGAAGAGCATAATTATGGAGGATGTCTCAAGGATACTGCTGTTTTACTTGGCTGGTATGGTCATGAGCATTTTCTGCTTTCTGCTGGAACTGGCAGTGGCCAAGTGGAGTAGGGAAAAGGGAATGTAA
- the LOC108077919 gene encoding uncharacterized protein has protein sequence MTPLVILLLCLGQAGAQFPEISAESDSDLEEALLSLILKLRQDEFFDNLLIYGRDCIFHQLTKSLGVSTVLVTLGSTNFDWAFSSLTLILCCDDEAEDGENQRTFMKTQRNRRLIYIEENMEPEKVCNGYFEDEAYNVAIVKEDFGRSNIIYTCRLFQKPNFEQVSLREAKPIYIENFRNMQGSHIRAMRELMPPRTMAYEDKKTGKKKLIGYVANLFTNFAQRLNATLELYIIQENSNGREILLNVRAGILDMGMMLETYVHPKSLDTASYPYIHAPYCVMLQVPAKLPYNLVYGKILDPPVLGILFVLFCILSVLLIYSRKKSWQDLSLANVLLNDVSLRGLLGQSFPFPSNASKHLRLIFIILCFASVMLTTMYAAYLQSYFTNPPSEPTIRSFQDFTKFNKKLAISRFELDELRMTNNSRFKDINEKDLVVIEDSNEFIRIRDSLNQSYSYLVTGDHWSTCEEQQKMFKEPVFYLSNDLCLSHLIPIAIPVRRFLPYRHLFDEHIMSQNEFGLVGYWRAHSFLDMVRLGIRPLVSEDLRQTKTNDKSLILKDVSWVLELYLAAMVFSICCFILEVLSARERFSR, from the coding sequence ATGACTCCGCTGGTCATCCTGCTACTCTGTCTTGGACAAGCTGGCGCTCAGTTTCCAGAAATCTCCGCTGAAAGTGATTCAGATCTAGAAGAGGCTTTGCTCAGCCTTATTCTAAAACTGCGCCAAGATGAGTTTTTCGACAACCTGCTTATCTACGGAAGAGATTGCATTTTCCATCAATTAACGAAAAGCTTGGGGGTGTCCACAGTGCTGGTTACCCTGGGCAGCACTAATTTTGACTGGGCTTTTAGCAGCCTGACCTTGATCCTTTGCTGCGACGATGAAGCCGAAGATGGAGAAAACCAACGTACCTTtatgaaaacgcaaagaaatAGAAGATTAATTTACATAGAAGAAAATATGGAACCAGAGAAAGTGTGCAATGGGTATTTCGAAGATGAGGCATATAACGTAGCCATCGTGAAAGAAGACTTTGGAAGGTCAAATATCATTTACACCTGTCGCCTCTTTCAAAAGCCTAACTTCGAGCAAGTGAGTCTGCGAGAAGCTAAACCgatttatatagaaaacttTAGAAACATGCAAGGAAGTCACATAAGAGCCATGAGAGAATTAATGCCGCCTAGAACTATGGCTTATGAGGACAAAAAGACGGGTAAGAAAAAGCTAATAGGCTATGTGGCCAACTTGTTCACGAACTTTGCCCAGAGGCTGAACGCCACCTTGGAATTGTATATAATACAGGAAAATTCTAATGGTAGAGAAATTCTGTTGAACGTGAGAGCTGGTATTCTTGACATGGGTATGATGTTGGAGACATATGTACATCCTAAGTCTCTTGACACAGCCAGCTATCCCTACATCCATGCACCCTACTGTGTGATGCTTCAAGTTCCAGCCAAGTTACCTTACAATCTGGTGTATGGGAAGATATTGGATCCCCCTGTGCTCGGTATACTCTTTGTGCTTTTCTGCATTCTGTCTGTGCTGCTGATTTACAGTCGCAAAAAGTCCTGGCAGGATCTCAGCCTGGCCAATGTCCTGCTGAATGATGTGAGTCTACGTGGCCTATTGGGACAATCGTTTCCCTTCCCCTCCAATGCAAGCAAGCACCTGAGGTtgatctttattattttatgcttCGCCAGCGTCATGCTTACCACCATGTATGCTGCCTACCTGCAGTCCTACTTCACTAATCCCCCCTCGGAGCCTACCATTCGCTCCTTTCAGGATTTTACAAAGTTCAACAAGAAACTGGCCATCAGCAGATTTGAGTTGGATGAATTGCGGATGACCAACAACTCAAGATTTAAGGATATTAATGAGAAGGACTTGGTAGTCATAGAGGATTCGAATGAATTTATCAGGATTCGGGACTCTTTAAATCAAAGCTATAGCTATTTAGTCACCGGAGACCACTGGAGCACATGCGAGGAGCAGCAGAAGATGTTCAAGGAACCGGTATTCTACTTATCCAATGATCTCTGCCTCTCCCACCTTATACCCATTGCCATTCCTGTGCGAAGATTCCTTCCCTATCGTCACCTCTTCGATGAGCATATTATGAGTCAGAATGAGTTTGGTTTGGTGGGTTACTGGAGAGCCCACAGCTTCTTAGACATGGTGAGACTGGGCATAAGGCCACTGGTTTCCGAAGATCTGAGGCAAACAAAGACTAACGACAAGAGCCTAATTCTGAAGGATGTCTCCTGGGTCTTGGAACTCTACTTGGCGGCCATGGTTTTTAGTATTTGCTGTTTCATATTGGAGGTTCTAAGCGCGAGGGAACGCTTCAGTCGCTAG
- the LOC108077918 gene encoding uncharacterized protein codes for MAWLIILLLLSLRLTRAEFPEISNKSKPDLEEGLLHLLLRLRQEEFFDTLLIYGKDCVFHQLTKSLELSTVLVSSGSTNFDWNFSSLTLILSCRLEAEKEMTYRTLMKLQRNRHLIYINKDIQAKSVCDLYAKKEQHNIAFVKKDFIQSKIITACRCFQEPNFQEVSLQESYPIYIENFHDIHRQPLRIMTDLVAPRSMVYQDPKTGQTKMIGYVANLINNFAHKINASLEVKSLSSNESFRNIIKWIKADQIDMAMTLEASVHATNFDTASYPYVLTSYCLMLPVPAKVPYNLVYAVIVDHLVLGILVLLFVVLSLLLIYSKNMSWQGLSLADVLLNDVSLRGILGQSFPFPSNPSKQLRLIFIILCFASVMLTTMYEAYLQSFFTHPPSEAYIRSFEDINEFHQMIAITTFKMNELNNINNRHFKTISKDNLKIFENWHDYLDLRNAFNRSYGYLVTEDRWNTYAEQQKNFKDTLFYFSKDLCFSRLLFLNIPLRRHLPYRHLFEEHMLRQHEVGLVSFWKSRSFFDMVRLDITTLEDLSRPKPYEPSLLLLDVSWIMKLYLAAMVVSIVCFILEILSKGREWGFWKYIKDFVGN; via the coding sequence ATGGCCTGGTTGATCATCCTACTTCTCCTCAGTCTTCGACTGACAAGAGCCGAGTTTCCAGAAATATCCAATAAAAGCAAACCAGACCTGGAAGAAGGCCTGCTACATCTTCTTCTGAGACTGCGACAAGAAGAGTTCTTTGACACCCTGCTCATTTATGGAAAGGATTGTGTTTTTCATCAACTAACAAAAAGCTTGGAGTTATCCACAGTTCTGGTATCATCGGGTAGCACCAACTTTGATTGGAACTTTAGCAGCCTGACACTAATACTCAGCTGTAGACTCGAAGCGGAAAAAGAAATGACCTATCGCACTCTGATGAAGCTACAAAGAAACAGGCATttgatttatataaataaggaTATTCAAGCCAAATCTGTGTGTGatctttatgccaaaaaagaGCAACATAATATAGCTTTTGTTAAGAAAGACTTTATTCAGTCCAAAATCATCACGGCCTGTCGCTGCTTTCAAGAACCCAACTTTCAGGAAGTAAGTTTACAAGAAAGTTATccaatttatatagaaaacttTCATGATATACACAGACAACCTTTAAGAATAATGACAGACCTAGTGGCTCCCAGATCCATGGTGTATCAGGATCCAAAAACCGGTCAAACCAAGATGATTGGCTATGTGGCCAATCTGATCAACAACTTTGCTCACAAGATAAATGCCAGTTTGGAGGTAAAAAGCCTGAGCAGTAATGAAAGCTTTAGAAATATCATAAAGTGGATAAAGGCAGATCAAATTGACATGGCCATGACTCTGGAAGCCTCTGTGCATGCCACAAACTTTGATACGGCCAGCTATCCCTATGTTTTGACTTCCTACTGCCTGATGCTGCCAGTTCCAGCCAAGGTGCCTTACAATTTGGTTTATGCGGTTATAGTGGATCATCTGGTACTTGGCATACTCGTCCTTTTGTTCGTGGTACTATCGCTGCTACTGATATACAGCAAGAATATGTCCTGGCAGGGCCTGAGCCTGGCCGATGTCCTGCTGAATGATGTTAGTCTACGTGGAATCTTGGGACAATCGTTTCCTTTTCCCTCCAACCCGAGCAAACAGTTGAGGTTGATCTTCATTATTTTATGCTTCGCCAGCGTCATGCTGACCACCATGTATGAGGCCTATTTGCAGTCCTTCTTCACGCATCCCCCATCTGAAGCCTATATACGCTCTTTTGAGGACATAAACGAGTTCCACCAAATGATTGCCATCACTACATTTAAGATGAATGAACTCAACAATATCAATAATAGACACTTTAAAACAATAAGCAAAGACAACCTTAAGATCTTTGAAAACTGGCATGATTATCTAGATCTGCGCAATGCCTTCAACCGAAGCTATGGTTATTTGGTGACGGAAGATAGATGGAACACATATGCAGAACAGCAAAAGAACTTCAAGGACACACTCTTCTACTTCTCCAAGGACCTGTGCTTCTCCCGCCTGCTTTTTCTAAACATTCCTCTACGCCGACACCTGCCCTATCGTCACCTCTTCGAGGAGCACATGCTGCGCCAGCACGAGGTGGGCTTGGTGAGTTTCTGGAAGAGCCGGAGTTTCTTCGACATGGTGCGACTGGACATAACGACTTTGGAGGATCTAAGTCGGCCAAAACCATATGAGCCGAGTCTTCTTTTGCTGGATGTCTCCTGGATAATGAAACTCTATTTGGCGGCGATGGTAGTCAGCATTGTGTgctttattttagaaattttaagTAAGGGTAGAGAGTGGGGATTTTGGAAGTATATAAAAGATTTTGTTGGGAATTAA
- the LOC108077917 gene encoding uncharacterized protein has protein sequence MVSGWLVFILGCLGQLSALNVSITAEELKLEERLLRMLARLRLQEEFNTLLIYGDECVFHSLLRHLVTPTVVVSSGSTDFDWNFSSSTLILTCSPEADREENPVTLMKLQRTRRLICLKDKIPMETICYQYSLKEQHNVAIIQTNFDQSDIIYSCRFFQSPNHEEVHFFSDNPIYIENFRNMHGAEIRTVPDLLTPRTMMYRDQKTGEARIMGYLANVLTTYAEKVNAKVLIENATKIGVKKASVADILRGTREELLDIGTALASSLQVKNMDFISYPYLLTGYCLMIPVPAKLPYNQVYSMIVDPLVLSIIFVLFCVFSILIVYTQNLSWRNLTLANVLLNDKSLRGLLGQSFPFPSNPSKHLKLIIFVLCFASVMITTMYESYLQSYFTQPPSEPYIRSFRDIANFSIKVALSRMEANVLTSVNSTHFQEISKDHLLIYENWAEYLILRDSFNTSFIFPVSVDRWRCYEAQQELFTEPAFYLSDLCFNELMFFSLPVRQYLPYRHLFEDHMMRQHEFGLVVFWKSRSFYDMVQLGLASIKDYSQKRKSDGSLLLDDISWILKIYSVAIGLSILCFILEVTGCMKLWERLWRCRR, from the coding sequence ATGGTTTCAGGATGGCTGGTGTTTATCCTGGGCTGCCTGGGCCAGCTGAGTGCCTTGAATGTCTCGATTACAGCTGAGGAACTAAAACTGGAGGAGAGATTGCTGCGTATGCTGGCCAGACTTCGTTTACAGGAGGAGTTTAATACCCTGCTAATCTATGGAGATGAGTGTGTTTTCCATTCTCTACTAAGACACCTGGTTACACCCACAGTTGTGGTATCTTCAGGCAGCACTGACTTTGACTGGAATTTCAGTAGCTCCACTCTGATTCTGACCTGCTCTCCAGAAGCGGATAGAGAGGAGAATCCTGTAACCCTCATGAAGCTCCAAAGAACCCGACGTCTCATCTGTTTAAAGGACAAAATCCCTATGGAGACCATTTGCTACCAGTATTCCCTCAAGGAGCAGCATAATGTGGCCATTATTCAGACCAACTTTGATCAGTCGGACATCATCTATTCATGTCGCTTCTTTCAGTCTCCCAACCACGAAGAAGTTCACTTTTTCTCGGATAATCCCATATACATAGAGAACTTCCGGAATATGCATGGAGCTGAAATAAGGACAGTCCCAGATTTGCTGACACCCCGAACCATGATGTATCGGGACCAGAAAACCGGCGAGGCTCGGATAATGGGTTACTTGGCCAATGTGCTCACTACCTACGCCGAGAAAGTCAATGCAAAAGTGCTTATTGAAAACGCCACCAAAATAGGCGTTAAGAAGGCCAGCGTGGCGGACATCCTACGCGGGACTCGAGAGGAACTCCTGGACATAGGCACTGCCCTGGCCAGTTCCCTGCAGGTTAAGAATATGGATTTCATCAGCTATCCCTACCTGCTCACCGGCTACTGCCTGATGATTCCAGTGCCGGCCAAGCTGCCTTACAACCAGGTGTACTCCATGATTGTGGATCCATTGGTGCTGAGCATTATCTTTGTCCTGTTTTGTGTGTTCTCCATATTGATTGTGTACACGCAGAACCTCTCTTGGCGGAATTTGACACTGGCCAATGTCCTGCTGAACGACAAAAGTCTGCGTGGCCTTCTGGGACAGTCGTTTCCCTTTCCGTCCAACCCCAGCAAGCACCTCAAGTTGATCATCTTCGTTTTGTGCTTTGCCAGCGTCATGATCACCACCATGTACGAGTCCTACTTGCAGTCTTACTTTACCCAGCCGCCGTCGGAGCCGTACATACGCTCCTTTCGGGATATTGCCAACTTTTCGATCAAAGTGGCCCTCAGCCGGATGGAGGCTAATGTCTTGACCTCTGTAAACAGCACCCATTTCCAAGAGATAAGCAAGGATCACCTCTTGATATACGAGAATTGGGCTGAGTACCTCATCCTGCGCGACTCCTTCAACACGAGCTTTATTTTCCCGGTGTCTGTGGACCGCTGGCGCTGCTATGAGGCTCAGCAGGAGCTCTTTACGGAGCCCGCCTTCTACCTCTCGGATCTGTGCTTTAACGAGCTGATGTTTTTTAGTCTACCAGTGAGACAGTACCTGCCCTATCGCCACCTCTTCGAGGATCACATGATGCGGCAGCATGAGTTTGGCTTGGTGGTATTCTGGAAGAGCCGTAGCTTCTATGACATGGTCCAACTGGGCCTGGCTTCTATAAAGGATTACAGTCAGAAGCGCAAGTCAGATGGAAGTCTTTTGCTGGACGATATTTCCTGgatacttaaaatatattcggTGGCGATAGGACTAAGCATTCTCTGCTTTATCCTGGAGGTCACTGGTTGCATGAAGCTATGGGAACGACTGTGGAGGTGTCGAAGGTGA